A window of the Lepus europaeus isolate LE1 chromosome 5, mLepTim1.pri, whole genome shotgun sequence genome harbors these coding sequences:
- the BGLAP gene encoding osteocalcin, producing MRALTLVALLALAALCLAGQAEAKPSGAESGRGSAFVSKREGSEVVKRARRQLTDGPGAPAPYPDPLEPKREVCELNPDCDELADQVGLQEAYQRFYGPV from the exons ATGAGGGCCCTCACACTCGTCGCCTTGCTGGCCCTGGCCGCACTCTGCCTCGCTGGCCAGGCAG AGGCAAAGCCCAGCGGTGCAGAGTCTGGCAGAGGCTCAG CCTTCGTGTCCAAGAGGGAGGGCAGTGAGGTGGTGAAGCGAGCCCGGCGCCAACTGACCGACGGGCCGGG AGCTCCAGCTCCTTACCCGGATCCCCTGGAGCCCAAGAGGGAGGTGTGCGAGCTCAACCCGGACTGCGACGAGCTGGCCGACCAGGTGGGCCTGCAGGAGGCCTACCAGCGCTTCTACGGCCCCGTCTAG